GGGTGCCATGGCATGCCGGCGCAACGCGAGGAATCCGGTTGAATCGAAGCGTGCGGGAAGCTGTCCGAGCTGGTGCCAAGGTGTGTCACTGGAGAGATCGGCATGGTACAGCGCTGGTGGTGTCAGGAAGTGATCGACGTAGATCAGTACAGTGTCATCGCGTGCTCTATCGACGGCGGTCACAGATGCTTCGCATCCGGCCGGCAACGGATACGCTCGAGATTGCCACGTGTCGTCGACCGAGTCTGGCGGACGCCAAAGCGTCACGCGGGTAACGCTTTCGCTCTTGTCAGAGACGATTAGCCAGTGCTTCGTATAACGCACCCCCGACAGTACATTCTCGTCAGTTGGCGTGAAAAGTACGGTGAAGTGGCGATCACCGTCGAGAAATGCGTCACGTCGAATGGCCAGTAAAGAACCGCCCCGATAAGCCGTCTCGTTGACGTGCCAATTGGTGCGCGGCGTGACGAATAGCCATTCGCTCCACTCAAACAAAGCAGCCGTATTACGCGGCACATCGTACAACCGCCATTCACGAGCCTTTTCATCGAGCCAGAATTGCTCCCGTTCGTAGAATGTCGTGCTGCGGCTTGCAATATGACGTGCTTGGATTGGGTCGTAATTCGCTGACGCACCCAAGTCGTCAGGCTCGCATTCGAACACCACCGGCGCATCCGCTACTGGCGTTCCGCGCTTCCATCTGCGCACCTGTCGCGGGTGACCGGAAACAGTGACAGCGGGGGCCGCGTTTACTGCGCTGTCATCCCAGCTCGCATAAACCGTATCTCGATCGATCCATGCAACGCTGTGGTGACCGGAATCTGGTAGTTCGAATCCGTTCTCAACAAACGCACGCGCTTCCACGTCGAATTCCCGCACGATACAAGTATCGGAACCGCCGGGCGACAGGAAGACCAGTGCGCGATCAGCAGTGGGATAAATAAGATGAAAGCCCGCCAGAGCCCAGCGCGTGCCGTCCCCGTTTCGGTTGTTCAAGTCAAGCGCATCGACCTCCAGTACCACTTCCCATTGTGGGTTGCCCTCGATCCAGGCATTCCAGGGCGTACGCCGTACGAAACCGAGCGGATGCGCTCCGTCAAGCCAAGTATTGTAAGCCCAGTTACCCCAGCGCGAGCATATGACGATGCGATCTTGGTCCATCATGGTCTCGACGAGCCGCTTAGTTAGCACGTCGGCGGCTGACGTGCGTCCGTACATTTCCATAGTACGGGCTGTCTGAGCGAAAACCCATGAATTGACAGTGGGACTATCGAGTTCTTCGAGATCGATATACGGATCGGCAGCGTTACCTGTCGGCGGCCAAATAATTTTCGATTGCGAATTTATCATAATGAATCATCCATTAAAGTACTTTCAGAAGGAACAGCTTCATCTTTCAAATCGCCCGATTCGGTTCAACTAATCGTGCCATTTCGACATGGTTGAGGTAGTCGAGTTCCATGATGATTTGCGCGCTGCGCGGCACATCGATTGGCTACCACTCGCCACACGTGACCTGCGCGTCCAACTCGATCGAGCCAGAGGTTTTCGACTTGCCCCGAAACCAGCATCGCAAGCAAGCCCTTGCGAAGGGGATTGCGTGGGAAGACTTGCCGCAGGAACTGGGCTTCGGCCGCGGTATGACTTGCTGGCGTCGCCTTCGTGATTGGTAGGCCAGCGGCATCTGGGAACGCTTGCAACTGGCCCTGCTGACGCGATTGCGTGAGCATGACCAGGTCGATTGGAGCCGGGCGAGTATCGATGGTGCGGCTGTGACTAGCCTCCAGGGGGGCAGCAGACCGGCCCGAACCCCACCGACCGTGGCAAGCTCGGCACCAAACGCCACCTCGTCGTAGACCGGCGCGGCGCTGGCCGTGACCGGTGCCAATTGGCACGACTCGGTGGTCTTCGAAGCCCTGGTTGATGCCATACCCGCAGTGCCGGGGCTGCCTGGCGGGCCGCGCAGCCGCCCCGACAAGCTCAACGCCGCGATTGAAACACCGCCGCCGAACCGTCATTGCATCCTGATGGCGGACACTTCGGTTACGATTCACCCCGTCACTCAGGACGCCAGCGCAAGGTGTCCGCCTTCGCATGGAACACTGTCCGCGATGAGTCTGGAATCACTGTCCGCCATCAGTGGAATGCGCACGAATCTTGCGGGCTTGCGTTCAACGAAGGAAAGCAATAGCAGTCCTGAGCCCAACGCAAACGATTGAATGTGACTATACAAAAGTCCTACGAACTCAATTTAACGGCGATCAGTTATAAGGCATCCCCTTATACGGAAGTAGGACCGTCTCCGCGGCGAGGCTTGGAGCTTGAAGTCCCGGGAATTTCGAGGTAAGGGGGTTGTTAACTTCGCCAGACTCGCGTTTACTCTCGGATTTTCGCGCAGCAATGAGCAACGAGTCGGGGGCATGGGTGGACGAGGAATTCGAGAGTCTGGATCTTGGTGATCCGCGGCGGGATCGGCGCGCCAAGGAGCTGCTCAAGCGGTTTGCGGCTCTGCCGACGGCGAGCATCCCCGGCGCATGCGATGACTGGTCGCAAACCATCGCGGCATATCGGTTTCTCGGCAATGAGCAGATCGATTGGCGGGACGTAATGCAGCCGCATTGGGAGCGCACTGCAGCGAGGGCCGCGCAGTTTCCGGTGGTGCTGTGCATCGCTGATACAACCGAATTGAACTTTAATGGCCAGGAGATCGACGGGCTGGGTCCGTTGACCTATGAAGCCCAGCGGGGCATGTTTTTGCATCCGACCTACGCGGTGACGCCTGACCGCGAGCCGCTGGGGGTGATCGATGCCTGGATGTGGGCTCGGGAGCCCAAGGACGCCGATGGCAACCGGGGCGGGATCAAGGAAAGCGTACGCTGGATTGAAGGATATGAACGGGTTGCGGAGCAAGCCGCGCTATTGCCGCAGACACGGCTGGTGTATGTGACAGACCGCGAGGGTGATATTGCCGAGTTGATGGCGCGCGCCCAGGAACTTGGCCAACCGGCCGACTGGTTGATCCGCAGCCAACACAACCGCAACCTGGCCGAGGGCGGCAAGTTGTGGGATAGCGTCGACGCCAGCCCGGTACTCGGGAAATCACCTTTATCTTGCCAGGGCGAGCAGGCCAGAAGGCGCGCGAGGTCAAACAGGAACTACGCGCCCAGCGTATGAAGCTGCCGGGTCTGGTCGGAGCGGAGTTCACCTGTGTGGCGGCAAGGGAGATCGAAGCGCCCGCAGGCGTCAAGCCAGTGGTTTGGCGATTGGTGACGAACCGAGAAGCGCAGGACGCTGATGCGGTCAACGAACTTGTTGAATGGTATCGGGCAAGGTGGGAGATCGAGATGTTCTTCCATGTCCTGAAGACCGGCTGCAAGGTCGAGGCGCTACAGCTATCGCACATGGATCGTGTGGAGCGGGCCTTGGCGTTGTATATGGTGGTGGCATGGCGCATTGCCCGCTTGATGCGGTTGGGCAGAACCTGTCCGGATCTGGATGCGTCGCTGTTCTTCGATGCCGACGAGATTCGGGGGGCATACGTGCTCTCCAAGAAAGCTCGCCCGAAGACACCGGTCACACTCAATCAGATGATTCGGTTGGTTGCTTCCCTGGGCGGGTTCCTTGGGCGGAAGAACGATGGCGAGCCCGGCGCCAAGACGATCTGGATCGGCATGCAGCGAACCATGGACGCCGCGCTCACTATTCAAACACTGAGGGAAGAGTCATGACTTCCGTATAAGGAAATGGGTTGTAGGCGGCCATGCTCAGCACAAACATCTGATCGACTTTCTTCAGACCGCGCACTATCACCTGACGCATGCGCCCCACGGTCTTGACCCACCCGAAGCCCTGTTCGATCAGCTTGCGCTTTTGTTGCGAGACGGCATAACCGGCGCTGGAAGCAATGGCATCAGGAACGGCCGAGCGACGACCCGATGTGTTCTGCGCCACGTGGGGCGTCACCTTCATTTCCAGGCAGGCCTCAATGAACTCGTGCGCGTCATAGCCCTTGTCCGCGCCCACGGTGACTTCCACATTCAGGTCTTCAATCACCTGCCTGGCATCGTTAAGCATGACCTTTGCGGCCTCCCGCTCGGCGTGTCCGTCCGCCTTGGTCACCATGGCGCTAACCACCAGGCCATGGCGGTTGTCGCTCAGGGTATGACCCATGTAGCGCAGCTCACTGGATGTCTTGCCCTTGCGGTAGAGCTTGGCATCGGGATCGGTCTTGGATTCGTGTGTCTCGTTGCTGCGCTTGCGACCTTTGAAGCTGCCGCCGGCGTCATCGTCTTGGTCGTCGCCATCCTTGCGCACGAAGCTCTTGTGGCCTGCCCACGCCTGTATCAGCGTGCCGTCCACGCTGAAGTGCTCACCCGACAGCCAGTTCTTCTTCTGCGCGATGGCCAGCACCTCGTTGAAAAACTGGATCACCGCATCATGCTTGATCAGTCGCTCGCGGTTCTTGGTGAAGACCGTGGGCACCCAAACTGAGTCGTCCATCGACAGCCCGATGAACCAGCGAAACAGCAGGTTGTATTGCGTCTGCTCCATGAGCTGGCGCTCAGAGCGAATGCTGTAGAGCACCTGCAGCAGCATGGCCCGCAGCAACTTCTCCGGCGCGATACTGGGGCGGCCACCCTTGATATCGGCCTCGTACATCTGCGCGAACAGCCGGTCCATCTTCACCAGCGCCTGGTTGGCCATAGTCCGGATCGAGCGCAGCGGATGGGACTGCGGCACGAAATCCTCCAGCCTCCGCATAGTGAACAAGCTTTCCGTGAAGGTATCTGCGCCGCGCATGAATGTGGGATTGGATGGGATCCTCAAAGCAACGCTTCAGCCAGTCGTCGCGCTGACGTCCGCTGGAGGTATTTCAGCGGCCTGTTAAGAGCTGGTGAAGGCGGGCGACGCCCCCAACTCAGGCCATTGGCGCCCATGGGCCAGTAAAGCTTTTCGGCAATCTTGTAGGCCAGTGCCACCACGACGTCCTTGAGGCGCCGCTGCAGCATGGGCAGTGCCCGTGCCTAAGGATATCTGGTGCGCGTGAGCATCGTTTGTCCTGCGTTGACCACCTGTCGTCGCAGAAGCGTTGCCGCGCGCTTGCTGATGTGCCCAAGCGATACATGACCGCCGTGCCGGTCTGTGCCGGAATAGCCGCAGGCTTGCGGCGAATGCCCTGCCTGTGCGAGTGGCTGGGCAGAGAATGGTGCGACCAAGGCAGTAGCGGTAATAGGGCCCAAGCCGGACATCTGGTCCACAATCTGCGCGGCCGGATCAGACCTTAGCCACTATGTAGGTCACGCGCAACCAGTAGGATCTTCTATTCATCGAATTCGCCAAGCGCACGGACTTTCCGCTCCAGCGCCGTGTCAGCAAGAGCGGTACGACGCGAGCGAACTACGGCCCAGCGCTCTTGGCCCGGAAGGACAGCGTACCGAAGTGCAAGCCTCACCCCAGCAGCCCCGGCATTTGGTTGCTCTGCCGGGTACGCGTACTCTCCTCCACCTTGAGTGTTGGATCCAGTTCTCACTCTGGCACAGCGACGCCGCCGATCAAGCGAGAGCCCCTTTTGCCTTCGAGGCTTTGGCTTAGCGTTAGATGGGCGGTTCATTCCAACTCCCCTCATCCGCCCCGATTTTGAAGAAAACCTGCCGTGCACTATCGAAGCATGCGTCGCTTCGATATCATTTTTTTGCCTCACACGGAAAATGAATAGATGGAAGACAGACTAGCTAGCCGCAACGACTAATGTTCGTCATGATGATGAAAAAATTTCCCATCAGTTTGTCGCGATCGATTGGCCTAATAATTGGGTTACCCCCGGAGAACGGAACAGGCTTACAGCTAATATAGCGGCATGCTTAGTCGGAATATCTGGCTCATTTTGAATTGGTCTATGCCTAACCGCGCATTGGCCTTTGGTTGGTCGTGAAGCTAGGCGTGTCAGCAATGATTTCCTTATACATCTGTACGTCACATCTCAAAATCCTCCTTCGCCAGCCATTGGCTAATGTATCCTCCCAGTGCCTTCAGAAGGGCATCAGAGCACATACCAGCGGAACCGGCTAATGCAGGGCAAAGCACGAGCTGCGTGCCTGTGTCGTCGTAGACATGAAGTATTCGGACCTGGTCCGCCGGCTTCAGAGTGTGCTCTTTATATGAAAGCCCGCGCATACCGAAGGCATGCACATAATCATCTTCATGACGCTCGCCTAGACACACCACCACCTTCGGCTGCTCGCGCCGACGTAACGCCTCGATGAAGCGAAAGCGTCCTCCATCACGGCAAAGAGACATGTAAGCGACTTTCGAAGTGAGTTCAGGTTGCATGCTAAAGCGTCGCCTCCAGCTCTGGCCATCGTCTGTACGAATTGGGAGCGGAAATAGGCTGAGCATGAATTCCCAGCCTTGCGGTCGGTACAGAAGATCTGAAAGATATTTCTTCCAGTCACCACCATCTTCGTCGCCAAACAGCACCATTTGACGAGCAGCTGACATAATACGAGCGATCCGCTGATGTGTCTGCCACCGGACTATCGCCGTTGCATGCTGAGCTCGAAAGGCGGCGTCCCAAGCTGGACATTCAAGCTTCGGCATCAGAGGCGAGACTAGCGATATGCAGCCCCTTCTCGGCGAATAATTGCAAAACCAAACTGCAGCGGACGGGTTTCCTCCTTCCATGCCGAGAAAAGACGCAAAATAGCTGCCTAATTGCTGGCGGGTAAAAGCGTTTGTGGTCATGATTCAGCTTCGTGATGGCCCTGTTAGAGTTTACCATTAGCTTCAAAATGAAAAAATATCGCGTCACCTAAACGATCAACAAAAAAATCGATATTTTTGTTTTCTCCCTTTATCTTACCCTCATTCCCTATGTATAGGCCAATTTCCTACTGCGGGGCCAATTTGCTACTGCATATTTGCGCTGACTTTCTTAGCCGGCGTCCCTGCCTTAGTTGAAACCCAGACACTTTTGGTCTCGAGGAACTCGCGCACAGCTTCGATACCGTTCTCACGGCCAATACCGGATTGCTTCATGCCACCGAAAGGGAGGTTGAAGCTCATCGCGCGATAGGCGTTAATCCACACTGTGCCGACCCTGAGCGCCTT
The Cupriavidus taiwanensis genome window above contains:
- a CDS encoding prolyl oligopeptidase family serine peptidase, with product MINSQSKIIWPPTGNAADPYIDLEELDSPTVNSWVFAQTARTMEMYGRTSAADVLTKRLVETMMDQDRIVICSRWGNWAYNTWLDGAHPLGFVRRTPWNAWIEGNPQWEVVLEVDALDLNNRNGDGTRWALAGFHLIYPTADRALVFLSPGGSDTCIVREFDVEARAFVENGFELPDSGHHSVAWIDRDTVYASWDDSAVNAAPAVTVSGHPRQVRRWKRGTPVADAPVVFECEPDDLGASANYDPIQARHIASRSTTFYEREQFWLDEKAREWRLYDVPRNTAALFEWSEWLFVTPRTNWHVNETAYRGGSLLAIRRDAFLDGDRHFTVLFTPTDENVLSGVRYTKHWLIVSDKSESVTRVTLWRPPDSVDDTWQSRAYPLPAGCEASVTAVDRARDDTVLIYVDHFLTPPALYHADLSSDTPWHQLGQLPARFDSTGFLALRRHAMAPDGVQIPYWVIGREADLQGTPRPCLLYGYGGFEIRLDTPAYMGTLGFSWLEPGGVYAIASIRGGGEFGPGWHQAAQREKRPVAFGDFIAVAEALISSSVTTPGQLAIQGASNGGLLTAACMIQRPDLFGAVISHVPVLDMSRFHLLLQGALWVDEYGNPDDADDRRMLMAYSPYHNVKPDVSYPPVLFTSSSTDDRVHPGHARKMVAKMQALGHREVFYLEQRDGGHGAGVEPETRARASATTFEFLRAKIGASLRPNA
- a CDS encoding IS5 family transposase, whose amino-acid sequence is MRGADTFTESLFTMRRLEDFVPQSHPLRSIRTMANQALVKMDRLFAQMYEADIKGGRPSIAPEKLLRAMLLQVLYSIRSERQLMEQTQYNLLFRWFIGLSMDDSVWVPTVFTKNRERLIKHDAVIQFFNEVLAIAQKKNWLSGEHFSVDGTLIQAWAGHKSFVRKDGDDQDDDAGGSFKGRKRSNETHESKTDPDAKLYRKGKTSSELRYMGHTLSDNRHGLVVSAMVTKADGHAEREAAKVMLNDARQVIEDLNVEVTVGADKGYDAHEFIEACLEMKVTPHVAQNTSGRRSAVPDAIASSAGYAVSQQKRKLIEQGFGWVKTVGRMRQVIVRGLKKVDQMFVLSMAAYNPFPYTEVMTLPSVFE
- a CDS encoding transposase, with the translated sequence MDQMSGLGPITATALVAPFSAQPLAQAGHSPQACGYSGTDRHGGHVSLGHISKRAATLLRRQVVNAGQTMLTRTRYP